A portion of the Flavobacterium magnum genome contains these proteins:
- the tyrS gene encoding tyrosine--tRNA ligase gives MKNLVDELRWRGLYHDSMPGTEEQLVKEPTTAYIGFDPTADSLHIGSMVQIILLTHLKRFGHQPIALVGGATGMIGDPSGKSDERNLLNEEQLNKNVQGIKNVLSRFLDFDSKDANAPVMVNNYDWMKDFSFIDFAREVGKRITVNYMMAKDSVKKRLSGEGEGMSFTEFTYQLIQGYDFYHLHKHYNCVLQMGGSDQWGNITTGTELVRRMNPNTEAKAFALTTPLITKSDGSKFGKSEGGNIWLDADKTSVYKFYQFWINTTDEDAEKYIKIFTFLDREVIDALIEEHKAAPHLRVLQKRLADEITVFVHSEEELAKAKQASNILFGNSNADDLKQLDTATFLEVFDGVPQAEISRADVKNGIDIVSLLNEKSGFVKSNGEARRALAENSISVNREKVTEDFVLTSKDLINDTFVLLQKGKKNYFVLKVA, from the coding sequence ATGAAGAATTTAGTCGACGAATTGCGCTGGAGGGGATTGTACCACGACAGCATGCCGGGAACCGAGGAGCAACTTGTAAAGGAACCGACGACGGCGTATATCGGGTTCGACCCGACGGCAGATTCTTTGCATATCGGAAGCATGGTACAGATCATCCTGCTGACGCACCTGAAACGTTTCGGACACCAGCCCATTGCGTTGGTAGGCGGTGCTACGGGAATGATTGGCGACCCATCGGGCAAATCCGACGAGCGCAACCTGCTCAATGAAGAACAGCTGAACAAAAACGTGCAGGGCATTAAGAATGTGCTGTCGCGCTTTCTTGATTTTGATTCCAAAGACGCGAATGCACCGGTTATGGTGAACAATTACGACTGGATGAAGGATTTTTCATTTATTGATTTCGCGAGGGAAGTCGGTAAAAGGATTACCGTCAATTATATGATGGCCAAGGATTCGGTGAAAAAACGGCTTTCCGGCGAGGGCGAAGGCATGTCGTTTACTGAATTTACCTACCAGTTGATCCAGGGTTATGATTTCTATCATTTGCATAAGCATTACAACTGCGTACTGCAGATGGGCGGTTCAGACCAATGGGGCAACATTACTACGGGAACCGAACTGGTTCGCAGGATGAACCCAAATACCGAAGCAAAGGCCTTTGCTTTAACGACGCCTTTGATTACAAAATCGGATGGGTCTAAATTCGGGAAGTCTGAAGGCGGGAACATCTGGCTGGATGCCGACAAGACTTCAGTGTACAAATTCTACCAGTTCTGGATCAATACCACCGATGAAGATGCCGAGAAATATATTAAGATATTCACATTCCTTGACAGGGAAGTTATCGACGCGCTGATCGAGGAGCACAAGGCTGCGCCACATTTGCGTGTTTTGCAAAAGCGCCTTGCCGATGAGATTACGGTTTTTGTACATTCTGAAGAAGAGCTGGCAAAGGCAAAACAGGCGTCAAACATCCTGTTCGGGAATTCGAATGCTGATGATTTAAAGCAACTCGACACAGCGACTTTCCTTGAGGTTTTTGATGGGGTGCCACAGGCTGAGATTTCAAGGGCGGATGTAAAAAATGGTATTGATATTGTTTCTTTACTGAATGAGAAATCAGGATTTGTGAAATCGAATGGCGAAGCGAGACGGGCTTTGGCGGAAAACTCGATTTCCGTAAACCGCGAAAAAGTGACGGAAGATTTTGTACTGACCTCAAAAGATTTGATTAATGATACATTTGTATTGCTGCAAAAAGGCAAGAAGAATTATTTTGTGTTGAAAGTAGCGTAA
- a CDS encoding DUF4271 domain-containing protein, with the protein MTAAISFHERIIENKDWATVLFVVCLVLIAVAKSVFEGRFSDFSKLIFSDKYIKIYKDSSNLMSWFTITLFIVQVLSVAFFVQFVLSYFGYVSKTDWTVYVQLFTLTTVFVLSKFLVEKIIAVSFNIEEFTEQFNLQKVSYRTYLGILLLPVNIFLFYTDSVSITAIYTIIAIILIINVLTYLNSLRMYQNLIMGKLFYFILYLCALEIAPYYFMYYWFTKS; encoded by the coding sequence ATGACAGCGGCCATTTCATTTCACGAGCGGATCATCGAAAACAAAGACTGGGCGACGGTTTTGTTTGTAGTGTGTCTTGTGCTGATCGCCGTTGCAAAATCAGTTTTTGAAGGACGGTTTTCTGATTTTTCAAAACTCATTTTTTCTGACAAATACATTAAGATTTACAAGGACAGTTCAAACCTGATGAGCTGGTTTACCATCACGCTGTTTATCGTGCAGGTGTTGTCAGTGGCTTTTTTTGTGCAGTTCGTGCTGAGTTATTTCGGCTACGTTTCAAAAACCGACTGGACGGTGTACGTGCAGCTTTTTACATTGACGACCGTGTTCGTGTTGTCGAAGTTCCTCGTAGAAAAGATCATCGCGGTATCGTTTAATATTGAGGAGTTTACTGAGCAATTCAACCTGCAGAAGGTGAGCTACCGCACCTATCTGGGCATCCTGCTGCTCCCGGTAAATATTTTTCTCTTTTATACCGATTCTGTGTCCATAACTGCAATTTATACCATTATTGCTATTATTTTGATAATAAACGTGCTGACATACCTTAATTCTTTGAGGATGTATCAAAATTTGATAATGGGTAAGTTGTTTTATTTTATTTTGTATCTTTGCGCACTTGAAATAGCGCCCTACTATTTTATGTATTATTGGTTTACAAAAAGTTAG
- the pckA gene encoding phosphoenolpyruvate carboxykinase (ATP): MANNALITKSISLENLNIHNAKVHYQLTPDELHDMTIQAGQGVEASTGALAINTGEFTGRSPQDRFIVKDDITENEVWWGKVNIPFSPENFDKLYDKVTAYLSNKEVFARDSYVCADDNYRLNVRVVTETAWSNLFCYNMFLRPDASELDHFTADWHVICAPGFMADPAVDGTRQHNFAILNFTRKIALVGGTGYTGEMKKGIFSALNFILPVDKNTLPMHCSANVGENGDTAIFFGLSGTGKTTLSADPDRKLIGDDEHGWTSENTVFNFEGGCYAKVINLSEENEPDIYHAIKRGAILENVIFKAGTNEVDYADVSITPNTRVSYPIYHIDNIQPGSIGKNPKNIFFLTADSFGILPPISKLTPGQAAYHFISGYTAKVAGTEAGVNEPQPNFSACFGAPFMPLHPTRYAEMLSKKMQEAGVTVWLINTGWTGGPYGIGHRMKLKYTRAMITAALRGELDNVEYRQHSVFGLAMPQSCPNVPDEILDPRNTWADQNQYDAKAAELAGKFRDNFAKFEEFANAEILAGGPLT, from the coding sequence ATGGCAAATAACGCTTTGATCACGAAATCGATTTCGTTGGAAAATTTAAACATACACAACGCGAAAGTCCATTACCAGCTCACCCCGGACGAATTGCACGACATGACGATACAGGCCGGACAGGGTGTCGAAGCATCTACGGGAGCCCTTGCCATCAATACCGGCGAATTCACCGGACGGTCACCCCAGGACCGTTTTATCGTAAAAGATGACATTACCGAAAATGAAGTGTGGTGGGGTAAGGTAAACATCCCTTTCTCTCCTGAAAATTTTGATAAATTATACGACAAAGTCACTGCCTATCTTTCGAATAAGGAAGTGTTTGCAAGAGACAGTTACGTTTGTGCCGACGACAACTACAGGCTTAACGTCCGCGTCGTGACGGAAACTGCCTGGTCAAACCTGTTTTGCTACAACATGTTCCTGAGGCCGGACGCTTCGGAATTGGACCATTTCACAGCAGACTGGCACGTAATCTGCGCACCGGGATTCATGGCTGATCCGGCCGTTGACGGTACGAGGCAGCACAATTTCGCAATCCTCAACTTTACGAGGAAGATTGCGCTCGTGGGCGGCACAGGATATACCGGGGAAATGAAAAAAGGCATTTTCTCAGCGCTGAACTTCATCCTTCCGGTAGATAAAAACACGCTGCCTATGCATTGCAGCGCCAATGTGGGTGAAAACGGCGACACAGCGATTTTCTTCGGACTTTCAGGCACCGGGAAAACGACGCTTTCTGCCGATCCGGACCGCAAGCTGATTGGCGACGATGAGCATGGCTGGACCAGCGAAAATACCGTATTCAACTTTGAAGGCGGCTGCTATGCGAAAGTCATCAACCTTTCTGAAGAGAACGAGCCCGATATCTACCACGCCATCAAGCGTGGCGCCATCCTCGAAAACGTAATTTTTAAAGCCGGCACCAACGAGGTGGATTACGCTGATGTTTCGATCACACCGAACACGCGCGTGAGCTACCCGATTTACCATATTGACAACATACAGCCGGGATCGATCGGCAAAAACCCTAAAAATATTTTCTTCCTTACGGCAGATTCTTTCGGCATACTGCCCCCGATCTCAAAATTGACGCCGGGGCAGGCTGCATACCACTTTATTTCCGGTTACACTGCGAAAGTAGCGGGAACTGAAGCCGGAGTCAACGAACCACAGCCGAATTTCTCAGCTTGTTTCGGTGCCCCGTTTATGCCGCTGCACCCTACGCGTTACGCTGAGATGCTCAGCAAAAAAATGCAGGAAGCCGGCGTGACCGTGTGGCTGATTAACACCGGATGGACCGGCGGGCCTTATGGCATTGGACACAGGATGAAACTCAAATACACACGTGCGATGATTACTGCCGCACTCAGGGGGGAACTTGACAATGTCGAGTACAGGCAGCACAGTGTTTTCGGATTGGCGATGCCGCAATCGTGCCCGAACGTTCCCGATGAAATCCTTGATCCACGCAACACCTGGGCCGATCAAAACCAATACGACGCCAAAGCAGCAGAACTGGCCGGAAAATTCAGGGACAATTTTGCAAAATTTGAAGAGTTTGCCAACGCTGAGATTTTAGCGGGCGGGCCTTTGACATAA
- a CDS encoding dihydroorotase: protein MKRTLIRNARIVNEGTIFEGDLLIEDQYIAEIAGSISSKSSSTKIIDAQGNYLIPGAIDDQVHFREPGLTHKGDIATESRAAVAGGITSFIEQPNTIPNAVTQELLEQKYQLAQGRSYANYSFMLGGTNDNIDEILKTNPRNVAGIKLFLGSSTGNMLVDSEEALERIFSSTPMLIAAHCEDETTIKNNLEKFKAEYGDNIPVTAHHLIRSEEACYISSSKTIELAKKTGARLHIFHVSTGKETALFTNKIPLEEKKITAEVCIHHLWFTNDDYATKGNLIKWNPSVKTAEDRNALWEALLDDRIDVIATDHAPHTSEEKKLPYLQAPSGGPLVQHAVVAMFEAHHQGKISIEKIVEKMAHNPAKLFAVEKRGFIREGYHADLVIVDSGMPWSVKKENILYKCGWSPFENFTFKSRITHTFVNGELVYNNFKVKDIQCGQRLLFNR, encoded by the coding sequence ATGAAAAGGACATTAATACGGAATGCCAGAATCGTCAACGAAGGCACCATTTTCGAAGGCGATTTATTGATAGAAGACCAGTATATCGCTGAGATAGCCGGCAGCATCAGCTCGAAATCATCATCGACAAAAATCATCGATGCCCAGGGAAATTACCTGATTCCGGGCGCGATTGACGACCAGGTGCATTTCCGTGAACCGGGGCTGACGCACAAGGGCGATATCGCGACCGAGTCGAGGGCGGCCGTCGCCGGAGGCATTACATCGTTCATCGAACAGCCGAACACGATCCCGAACGCGGTAACCCAGGAACTCCTGGAGCAGAAATACCAACTGGCCCAGGGCCGTTCGTATGCAAACTATTCGTTTATGCTGGGCGGCACCAACGACAATATCGACGAGATCCTCAAAACCAATCCGCGCAATGTCGCCGGGATCAAGCTGTTCCTCGGTTCCTCAACAGGAAACATGCTCGTGGACAGTGAAGAGGCTTTGGAACGGATTTTCTCGAGCACGCCCATGCTCATCGCGGCGCACTGTGAGGACGAAACCACAATCAAAAACAATCTCGAGAAATTTAAGGCCGAATACGGCGACAACATACCCGTTACGGCCCACCATTTGATCCGCAGCGAGGAAGCCTGTTATATTTCGTCTTCAAAAACGATTGAACTCGCTAAGAAAACCGGCGCCCGCCTGCACATTTTCCACGTCTCTACGGGAAAGGAAACAGCGCTTTTCACGAATAAGATTCCTTTAGAAGAGAAGAAAATCACTGCGGAGGTCTGCATCCACCACCTTTGGTTTACCAATGACGATTATGCCACCAAAGGCAACCTCATCAAATGGAACCCATCGGTAAAGACCGCCGAAGACCGCAATGCGCTTTGGGAGGCGTTGCTCGACGACCGCATTGACGTGATCGCGACAGACCACGCACCGCACACTTCGGAAGAAAAAAAATTACCCTACCTGCAGGCGCCTTCCGGCGGACCGCTTGTACAGCATGCGGTAGTCGCGATGTTTGAAGCCCACCATCAGGGAAAGATATCGATTGAAAAAATTGTAGAAAAGATGGCGCACAATCCGGCGAAATTGTTTGCCGTAGAAAAGCGTGGATTCATCCGTGAAGGCTATCACGCTGATCTCGTGATTGTCGATTCCGGAATGCCCTGGAGCGTCAAGAAAGAAAACATCCTTTACAAGTGCGGCTGGTCACCTTTTGAAAACTTTACGTTTAAATCAAGAATTACACATACTTTTGTAAATGGCGAACTGGTTTATAACAATTTCAAGGTAAAAGACATCCAGTGCGGACAAAGGCTGCTGTTTAACCGTTAA
- a CDS encoding DUF4296 domain-containing protein, giving the protein MRKIAFFLSALFLAGCTGKSVEKPDNLIPKDKMVDIIYDLSLLEAIRLSEPTSISERKINPSTYIYEKYKVDSLQFARSDRYYANDIDGYAKMYEKVASRLESEQKKSDSIWKAELSKPHPKLKLDEGKSELISPPKRTKPAVKR; this is encoded by the coding sequence ATGAGGAAGATTGCGTTTTTTTTATCGGCACTGTTCCTGGCAGGCTGCACGGGCAAATCAGTGGAGAAGCCTGACAACCTGATTCCGAAGGATAAAATGGTCGATATCATTTATGATTTGTCGCTGCTTGAAGCAATCAGGCTGTCTGAGCCCACTTCGATCTCAGAGCGTAAAATCAACCCGTCCACTTATATTTATGAAAAGTATAAGGTTGACAGCCTGCAGTTTGCGAGGAGCGACCGTTATTACGCCAATGACATCGACGGCTATGCCAAAATGTATGAAAAAGTAGCCTCGCGCCTCGAAAGCGAGCAGAAAAAGTCAGATTCCATCTGGAAAGCCGAACTTTCCAAACCGCATCCTAAACTCAAATTGGATGAAGGTAAAAGCGAACTGATCAGCCCGCCAAAAAGGACCAAGCCCGCTGTTAAACGTTAG
- a CDS encoding polyprenol monophosphomannose synthase, with translation MTDSVVIIPTYNEIENIESIIRAVLSQHKPFDLLIIDDNSPDHTAAKVTELQQEFPGRVFLEQRQKKAGLGTAYVHGFKWAINKGYQYVFEMDADFSHNPKDLEKLYHCCHFESADVAIGSRYVTGVNVVNWPLSRVLLSYFASVYVRAITGMKIHDATAGFMCYRSEVLRSINLDEIKFIGYAFQIEMKYRAYAKKFVISEVPIIFTDRTKGESKMSNSIIKEAVFGVISLRIRKFFNRL, from the coding sequence ATGACCGACAGCGTTGTAATCATCCCAACCTACAATGAAATTGAAAACATCGAAAGCATCATCAGGGCCGTCCTCTCGCAGCACAAGCCGTTTGATTTGCTGATTATCGATGACAATTCACCTGACCATACCGCTGCAAAGGTGACCGAATTGCAACAGGAATTTCCGGGCAGGGTTTTTCTGGAACAAAGACAAAAAAAGGCTGGGCTGGGAACCGCTTACGTTCACGGATTCAAGTGGGCAATCAATAAAGGGTATCAATATGTCTTTGAGATGGATGCTGATTTTTCGCACAACCCCAAAGACCTTGAAAAACTGTATCATTGCTGCCATTTTGAAAGTGCGGACGTGGCCATCGGGTCGCGCTACGTCACCGGCGTCAATGTAGTCAACTGGCCGCTGAGCCGCGTACTGTTGTCCTATTTTGCATCGGTTTACGTGCGCGCAATCACAGGGATGAAAATCCATGACGCGACCGCCGGATTCATGTGCTACCGAAGCGAGGTCCTGAGAAGCATCAACCTTGATGAGATCAAATTCATCGGGTATGCGTTTCAGATTGAGATGAAATACAGGGCTTACGCGAAAAAGTTCGTCATTTCTGAAGTGCCGATCATCTTCACTGACCGTACCAAGGGCGAGTCGAAAATGAGCAATTCCATTATCAAGGAAGCCGTTTTTGGGGTGATTTCGTTGCGGATCAGGAAATTTTTCAACCGGCTTTAA
- a CDS encoding uroporphyrinogen-III synthase, which translates to MKVKTILVSQPEPKVENSPYFELQQKHKVKIDFRPFIHVEGVSAKDVRLQKIDLNNYTAIILTSKNSIDHFFRVAEEMRYKIPEGLKYFCQSEAIAFYLQKYVVYRKRKIYVGQKDFVDMSPLIKKYKDEKFLLPASDQLNADAPQVLNNLKVDWTQATFYKTVMSDLSDLADVYYDVLAFFSPTGIKSLFMNFPDFEQNNTRIAVFGSTTQKEALEHGLRVDIMAPSPEAPSMTMALEKYIAKANKEK; encoded by the coding sequence ATGAAAGTGAAAACAATTTTGGTCTCGCAGCCAGAGCCTAAAGTAGAGAATTCCCCATACTTCGAGCTGCAACAGAAGCACAAGGTAAAAATTGATTTCAGACCTTTTATCCATGTTGAAGGGGTTAGTGCAAAAGACGTCAGGCTGCAGAAAATCGACCTTAACAACTACACCGCAATCATACTAACGAGCAAGAATTCCATCGACCACTTTTTCCGCGTGGCGGAAGAGATGCGGTACAAAATTCCTGAAGGGCTTAAATATTTCTGCCAATCCGAGGCAATTGCATTCTACCTGCAAAAATATGTCGTCTATCGGAAAAGGAAGATTTACGTGGGTCAAAAGGACTTTGTTGACATGTCCCCGTTGATTAAAAAATACAAGGACGAAAAGTTCCTGCTTCCCGCGTCGGACCAGCTCAATGCCGATGCACCACAGGTTTTGAACAATCTTAAAGTCGACTGGACCCAGGCCACTTTTTACAAAACCGTCATGAGCGACCTGTCTGACCTCGCCGATGTGTATTACGATGTATTGGCTTTTTTCAGTCCGACCGGAATCAAGTCGTTATTCATGAACTTCCCTGACTTCGAACAAAACAATACGCGAATTGCAGTCTTCGGAAGCACGACGCAAAAGGAAGCCCTGGAGCACGGACTTCGCGTCGATATCATGGCGCCTTCGCCTGAAGCACCATCGATGACCATGGCACTTGAAAAATATATCGCTAAAGCAAATAAGGAAAAATAG
- a CDS encoding NAD-dependent epimerase/dehydratase family protein encodes MILVTGGTGLVGMHLLMLLAEKGEPVRAIYRNAARIDNVRQLFEMQGRASAFEAIDWQPGDVTDIPSLENVFSGVSKVYHCAAVVSFDPSEELLLRKTNIEGTANIVNFCLAKNVRKLCFFSSIAALGDLAVNEHHFSETTEWNPEKYHSDYAISKYGAEMEVWRGQQEGLQTVIVNPGVIIGPLPAKADWQQGSGRLFWETAKGMKYFTKGMTGFIGVWDVAKIAYQLMESDIRSERFVLVAENLPFDALSRTLTTELGVRPPTVYASRWMTSLAWRADWLLSALLFRKRKLSRATAHALHSQEQYDHSKVKAALDFDFEPIADVIRKTAVYFRETNV; translated from the coding sequence ATGATTCTAGTCACTGGCGGCACCGGTTTGGTAGGCATGCATCTTTTAATGCTTCTCGCGGAAAAAGGCGAGCCTGTTCGCGCCATTTACCGCAATGCGGCACGCATAGACAATGTCCGGCAACTTTTTGAAATGCAGGGCAGGGCGTCAGCTTTTGAAGCAATCGACTGGCAGCCGGGCGACGTCACTGACATCCCGTCCCTAGAAAATGTATTCTCCGGCGTTTCGAAAGTGTATCATTGTGCCGCGGTGGTCTCCTTTGACCCGTCCGAGGAATTGCTGTTACGGAAGACCAACATCGAGGGCACAGCAAACATTGTCAATTTTTGTCTGGCTAAAAATGTCCGAAAACTGTGTTTCTTCAGTTCGATTGCAGCCTTGGGCGACCTGGCAGTCAATGAACATCATTTTTCGGAAACAACGGAATGGAATCCGGAGAAGTACCACAGCGACTATGCGATTTCGAAATACGGTGCTGAAATGGAAGTGTGGCGCGGCCAGCAGGAAGGGCTGCAGACGGTCATCGTCAATCCGGGTGTGATTATCGGGCCTTTGCCTGCCAAAGCAGATTGGCAACAAGGCAGCGGCAGGCTTTTTTGGGAAACCGCCAAAGGCATGAAATATTTCACCAAAGGCATGACGGGATTTATAGGCGTTTGGGATGTTGCGAAGATTGCGTATCAATTGATGGAAAGCGATATCCGGTCGGAAAGATTTGTCCTCGTTGCCGAAAACCTGCCGTTCGACGCTTTATCCCGAACGCTCACAACTGAACTCGGCGTGCGACCGCCCACGGTATACGCATCAAGATGGATGACGTCTCTGGCATGGCGTGCCGATTGGCTCCTGTCAGCATTGCTTTTCCGGAAGCGAAAGCTATCGCGCGCTACCGCACACGCACTGCATTCGCAGGAACAATATGACCACAGTAAAGTGAAGGCAGCGCTGGATTTCGATTTTGAGCCTATCGCGGATGTGATCCGGAAAACCGCCGTGTATTTCAGGGAAACTAACGTTTAA